The following proteins are co-located in the Desulfonatronum thiodismutans genome:
- a CDS encoding 4Fe-4S dicluster domain-containing protein gives MAKKKEQAVVSIYPDWCKGCGVCVAFCPGHVLELGPDGKARVIEGASCRNCGFCEYHCPDFAIVVKMKRSTANKEVDHAHEG, from the coding sequence ATGGCCAAAAAGAAAGAACAAGCGGTGGTTTCCATCTATCCTGACTGGTGCAAGGGGTGCGGCGTCTGCGTGGCCTTTTGTCCCGGTCATGTCTTGGAACTGGGACCGGACGGCAAAGCCAGGGTCATTGAGGGCGCATCTTGCCGGAACTGCGGGTTTTGCGAGTACCACTGTCCGGATTTCGCCATTGTGGTGAAGATGAAACGCAGCACAGCCAACAAAGAAGTCGACCATGCCCACGAAGGTTAA
- a CDS encoding 3'-5' exoribonuclease YhaM family protein: MAVQKKMFIPDIQPGTRVDEVFVLVEARQGQARNGPYWQVRLQDARGAVDGKIWSPVSQNYPELPVGEVVRVAGSADLFRDQLQLRIEQLEAVTSPRDQIDWSLFLPRSVREPEEMLLELEELCKRELHHAPWRKFCRKVLQHPEIRSRLLLAPGAKSMHHAYIGGLLEHTLSVCRLSLAISDQYPEVDREVLLVGAVFHDLGKAWELDAGIQRDYTDPGRLLGHILLGLEVLEPFLAKNDDLAPGLKLHLKHLLASHHGTYEYGSPSLPKTSEALILHYADNLDAKVNMTNVLVQALPEETTWTPYQRSMERQFYRPERTPKPEVKRPATVSRTERPGIRSFLHELQPKYADVNENGEG; encoded by the coding sequence ATGGCCGTGCAAAAAAAAATGTTCATTCCGGACATTCAGCCCGGAACGCGGGTCGACGAGGTGTTCGTCCTGGTGGAGGCCCGGCAGGGCCAGGCCCGCAACGGCCCGTACTGGCAGGTGCGGTTGCAGGACGCCCGCGGAGCCGTGGATGGAAAGATCTGGAGCCCGGTCAGCCAGAATTATCCGGAACTCCCCGTGGGTGAAGTGGTCCGGGTCGCCGGAAGCGCGGACCTGTTCCGGGATCAGCTCCAACTCCGCATCGAACAACTGGAAGCCGTCACGTCCCCCCGGGACCAGATCGACTGGTCCCTGTTCCTGCCGCGCAGCGTCCGGGAGCCGGAGGAAATGCTCCTGGAACTGGAGGAACTGTGCAAACGGGAGCTGCACCACGCCCCCTGGCGCAAATTCTGCCGCAAGGTCCTCCAACACCCCGAAATCCGCTCCCGCCTCCTGCTCGCCCCGGGGGCCAAGTCCATGCACCACGCCTACATCGGCGGCCTGCTGGAGCATACCCTGTCGGTCTGCCGCCTGAGCCTGGCCATCAGTGACCAGTATCCCGAAGTGGACCGGGAAGTCCTGCTGGTGGGCGCGGTGTTCCACGACCTGGGCAAGGCCTGGGAACTGGATGCCGGAATCCAACGCGACTACACCGACCCCGGGCGGCTCCTGGGCCACATTCTGCTGGGCCTGGAAGTGCTCGAACCGTTCCTGGCAAAAAACGACGACCTCGCCCCGGGCCTGAAGCTGCACCTCAAACACCTGCTGGCCAGCCACCACGGAACCTACGAATACGGCTCCCCCAGCCTCCCCAAAACCTCCGAAGCCCTGATCCTGCACTACGCCGACAACCTGGACGCCAAGGTGAACATGACCAACGTCCTGGTGCAGGCCCTACCCGAAGAAACCACCTGGACCCCCTACCAACGCAGCATGGAACGCCAATTCTACCGCCCGGAACGCACCCCTAAACCGGAAGTCAAACGCCCCGCAACGGTAAGCCGAACGGAACGCCCCGGAATTCGCAGCTTTTTGCATGAATTGCAGCCAAAGTATGCGGATGTGAATGAAAATGGGGAGGGGTGA
- a CDS encoding M48 metallopeptidase family protein, with amino-acid sequence MTAALDQKRAFKDRVLHWAKKLDVDVVWLGMRPMRNKWASCSTNGHLNFSTDLLELRQELWDYVIVHELLHFSIPNHGKLWKTLMRAHLGEYEAHEIELKNVAKNSALQQSRQTAARR; translated from the coding sequence GTGACGGCGGCACTGGATCAAAAACGCGCGTTTAAAGATCGAGTCCTTCATTGGGCGAAAAAACTGGACGTTGACGTGGTATGGCTTGGTATGCGCCCGATGCGGAATAAATGGGCCTCCTGCTCCACCAACGGGCACCTCAACTTCAGCACGGATCTGCTCGAACTCCGGCAGGAGTTGTGGGACTACGTCATTGTCCACGAGCTGCTGCACTTCTCTATCCCAAACCATGGAAAACTCTGGAAAACCCTGATGCGCGCCCACCTGGGTGAGTATGAGGCCCATGAAATCGAGTTAAAGAACGTGGCGAAAAATAGTGCGCTCCAGCAGTCGCGCCAAACGGCGGCGCGGCGCTGA
- a CDS encoding type I restriction endonuclease subunit R, with the protein MPTPSEHKTVQARILTYAEAIGWTFVSHEEAERRRGFDPDVPPADRSKNRSLFFDDLLDAKVREFNPRYAEAEGALLGRFRHLHADIFGNREFVEHLRNRGKFFDHEEKRERDLVLIDYDDPERPPAARRNVYEVTEEWAFHNGHYGTREDVVFLINGIPVLMIECKNANKDEAIALGVDQIRRYHRETPELFVSQQVFTATDAIGFSYGVTWNTVRRNIFNWKDEEIGKLEAKVKSFCAIGQVLAFLKDYIVFAEKDEELNKYILRQHQTGAVEATVSRALDPVRTRGLVWHTQGSGKTFTMIKAAERLFRAPEADKPTILLMIDRNELEDQMLKNLAALGLSNLEHAGSIARLNKLLCDDYRGIIVTMIHKFRDMPANINTRSNIYVLIDEAHRTTGGDLGNFLMAGLPNAGYIGFTGTPVDKTAYGRGTFKTFGCEDDKGYLHKYSIADSIGDGTTLPLYYSLAESEMLVPHETLDKEFLSLAEAEGVADIAELNKILERAVNLKNFLKGTDRIHKVAQFVAQHYRENVEPLGYKAFLVGVDREACALYKHALDRFLPAEYSEVVYTGNNNDSALLKEFHLDAKKERQIRKSFGKLEQQPKILIVTEKLLTGFDAPVLYAMYLDKPMRDHTLLQAIARVNRPYENELAEMVKPHGFVLDFVGIFDKLEKALAFDSEEINAIVKDLKLLKVLFQNKMDQRAPGYLALIERNFDDKDVDALIEHFRDPERRKAFFKEFKEIEMLYEIISPDAFLRPFIDDYGTLAAIYDVVRKAYAKRIQVDRDFQKKTRELVQKHVGTGYILPVNEILELNEDTVRYIAENKGGDGNKIINLVKSIEKKAEEESDDPYLIAMAQRAQAVQESFEDRQTSTADALDALLREVEANEARKREQAKKGFDGLTYFVYRTLLDAGITNAEEVSRTIKQAFVEFPNWKKSENSLRELRKKVTFAVLANTDDLERVTALVNQLFRLLEKADRI; encoded by the coding sequence ATGCCCACACCCTCCGAACACAAAACCGTCCAAGCCCGCATCCTCACCTACGCCGAGGCCATCGGATGGACATTCGTGTCCCACGAGGAAGCCGAACGGCGGCGCGGATTCGACCCTGACGTGCCGCCAGCCGATCGCTCCAAGAACCGCTCGCTCTTCTTCGACGACCTGCTCGACGCCAAGGTGCGGGAGTTCAACCCGCGTTATGCCGAGGCCGAGGGCGCGTTGCTCGGTCGGTTTCGCCATCTCCACGCCGACATTTTCGGCAACCGGGAATTCGTCGAGCATCTGCGCAACCGGGGCAAATTTTTCGATCACGAGGAGAAGCGCGAGCGCGATCTGGTCCTGATCGATTATGATGATCCGGAGAGGCCACCGGCGGCTCGCCGGAATGTTTACGAAGTCACCGAGGAGTGGGCTTTTCACAATGGTCACTACGGCACGCGGGAGGATGTGGTCTTTCTGATCAACGGCATACCGGTGCTGATGATCGAGTGCAAGAACGCCAATAAAGACGAGGCGATTGCCCTGGGGGTGGACCAGATCCGCCGCTACCACCGCGAGACACCCGAGCTGTTCGTGTCCCAGCAAGTCTTTACCGCCACCGACGCCATCGGCTTTTCCTACGGGGTCACCTGGAACACGGTGCGCCGGAATATCTTCAACTGGAAGGATGAGGAGATCGGCAAGCTGGAGGCCAAGGTGAAGAGCTTCTGCGCCATCGGGCAGGTGCTCGCCTTCCTGAAGGACTACATCGTCTTTGCCGAGAAGGACGAGGAGCTGAACAAATACATCCTGCGCCAGCACCAGACCGGCGCGGTGGAGGCCACCGTCAGCCGCGCGCTTGATCCCGTTCGCACCCGCGGCCTGGTCTGGCACACCCAGGGCAGCGGCAAGACTTTCACCATGATCAAGGCGGCGGAGCGGCTCTTCCGCGCCCCCGAGGCGGACAAGCCGACGATTCTGCTGATGATCGACCGCAACGAGCTGGAAGATCAGATGCTCAAGAACCTGGCCGCCCTGGGCTTAAGCAATCTGGAACATGCCGGCAGCATCGCGCGGCTGAACAAGCTGCTCTGCGACGACTACCGGGGGATAATCGTGACGATGATCCACAAGTTCCGCGACATGCCGGCGAATATCAATACCCGCTCGAATATCTACGTGCTGATCGATGAGGCGCACCGCACCACGGGCGGCGATCTGGGCAACTTCCTGATGGCCGGGCTGCCCAACGCCGGCTATATCGGCTTTACCGGCACCCCGGTGGACAAGACCGCCTACGGACGCGGAACCTTCAAGACCTTCGGCTGCGAGGACGACAAGGGCTATCTGCACAAGTATTCCATTGCCGACAGCATTGGCGACGGCACCACCTTGCCGCTCTACTACAGCCTGGCCGAAAGCGAGATGCTGGTGCCGCACGAAACCCTGGACAAGGAATTCCTCTCCCTGGCCGAAGCCGAGGGTGTGGCGGATATCGCGGAGCTGAACAAGATCCTGGAACGGGCGGTGAACCTGAAGAATTTTCTCAAGGGCACGGACCGCATTCACAAGGTGGCGCAATTTGTCGCGCAGCACTACCGCGAGAATGTCGAGCCGCTGGGGTACAAGGCCTTTCTGGTGGGCGTGGATCGCGAGGCCTGCGCCCTTTATAAACATGCCCTGGACCGGTTTTTGCCGGCCGAATATTCCGAGGTGGTCTACACCGGCAACAACAACGACTCCGCGCTGCTCAAGGAATTCCACCTCGACGCGAAAAAAGAGCGGCAGATCCGCAAGAGCTTCGGCAAGCTCGAGCAGCAGCCGAAGATCCTGATCGTCACCGAGAAGCTGCTCACCGGCTTCGACGCGCCGGTGCTCTACGCGATGTATCTCGACAAGCCGATGCGCGACCACACCTTGCTGCAGGCCATCGCCCGGGTGAACCGTCCCTACGAAAACGAGCTAGCCGAGATGGTCAAGCCACACGGCTTTGTGCTCGATTTCGTCGGCATCTTCGACAAGCTGGAGAAGGCCCTGGCCTTTGACAGCGAAGAGATCAACGCCATCGTCAAGGACCTGAAGCTCCTCAAGGTGCTTTTCCAGAACAAGATGGACCAGCGGGCTCCGGGATACCTGGCGCTGATCGAGCGGAATTTTGACGACAAGGATGTCGACGCCCTGATCGAGCATTTTCGCGACCCGGAACGGCGCAAGGCGTTCTTCAAGGAATTCAAGGAGATCGAGATGCTCTATGAGATCATCTCCCCGGACGCCTTTTTGCGGCCCTTTATCGATGATTATGGCACGCTGGCGGCGATCTACGACGTGGTGAGAAAGGCCTACGCCAAGCGGATCCAGGTTGATCGGGATTTCCAGAAAAAGACCCGTGAGCTGGTCCAAAAGCATGTCGGGACCGGTTACATCCTGCCCGTCAACGAAATCCTGGAACTGAACGAAGACACGGTCAGGTATATCGCCGAGAACAAGGGCGGGGACGGGAACAAGATCATCAACCTGGTCAAGAGCATTGAAAAAAAGGCGGAGGAGGAGAGCGACGACCCGTATCTCATCGCCATGGCCCAGCGGGCGCAAGCGGTGCAGGAGAGTTTTGAGGATCGTCAGACCAGCACGGCTGATGCGCTGGACGCGTTATTGCGGGAAGTGGAAGCGAATGAGGCGCGTAAAAGGGAGCAGGCAAAGAAGGGTTTTGATGGCTTGACCTACTTTGTCTATCGAACGCTCCTTGATGCGGGGATCACCAACGCGGAAGAGGTGAGCCGCACGATCAAGCAGGCCTTCGTGGAATTTCCCAACTGGAAGAAGAGCGAAAACTCGCTGCGCGAGCTGCGCAAGAAAGTGACCTTCGCCGTTCTGGCCAATACTGATGACCTGGAACGGGTGACAGCCTTGGTGAATCAGCTTTTCAGGCTGCTGGAAAAGGCGGACAGGATTTAA
- a CDS encoding virulence RhuM family protein — translation MSKGKYPKVSGKNEKSLVRSSAAEYLTFVAASGTGGVEVVYADENIWLTQKMMGVLYDVETHTINYHLKKIFADNELQENAVIRNFRITAADGKSYNTKHYNLAAIIAVGYKVNSERAVQFRKWATTIIEEFTIKGYTMDDERLKRGGSILTNQYFEEQLQRIREIRLSERKFYQKITDIYATSIDYDVTAQATKRFFSTVQNKLHWAIHGQTAAEVIFHRANAEKENMGLTTWKDAPRGKIQKFDVGVAKNYLNEYEMAQLVRLVSAYLDVAEAMALRKIPMTMQDWETRLNRFIEATDREILQDAGKVTAEIAKAHAECEFERYRIVQDRLFESDFDRIMKQLGRNTKPDE, via the coding sequence ATGAGTAAGGGCAAGTATCCGAAGGTATCCGGAAAGAATGAGAAATCCCTCGTCCGTTCCTCGGCGGCGGAATATCTGACCTTTGTCGCGGCAAGCGGTACGGGCGGTGTGGAGGTGGTTTACGCCGATGAGAACATCTGGCTGACCCAGAAGATGATGGGGGTACTCTATGATGTGGAAACCCACACCATCAACTACCACCTGAAAAAAATCTTTGCCGACAATGAGTTGCAGGAAAATGCAGTTATTCGAAATTTTCGAATAACTGCCGCCGACGGCAAAAGTTACAACACCAAGCACTACAACCTCGCCGCCATCATCGCCGTCGGCTACAAGGTCAACTCCGAACGTGCCGTTCAGTTCCGCAAATGGGCGACCACCATTATCGAGGAGTTCACCATCAAGGGCTATACGATGGATGACGAGCGCCTGAAACGTGGCGGCTCCATCCTCACCAATCAATACTTTGAAGAGCAGTTACAGCGCATTCGAGAGATTCGCCTCTCCGAACGAAAGTTCTACCAGAAAATCACCGACATCTACGCGACCTCCATCGACTATGACGTGACGGCCCAGGCCACCAAGCGATTTTTCTCGACTGTACAGAACAAGCTGCACTGGGCAATCCACGGCCAGACGGCAGCTGAGGTTATTTTCCACCGGGCCAATGCCGAAAAAGAGAACATGGGCCTGACCACTTGGAAGGACGCCCCGCGAGGGAAAATCCAGAAATTCGACGTCGGTGTGGCCAAGAACTACCTGAACGAATATGAAATGGCGCAACTGGTACGGCTGGTTTCGGCCTATCTGGATGTTGCGGAAGCTATGGCGCTGCGTAAGATCCCCATGACCATGCAGGATTGGGAAACCCGACTGAACCGATTCATTGAGGCGACCGACCGTGAAATTTTGCAGGACGCGGGAAAAGTGACGGCGGAGATCGCCAAGGCCCACGCCGAGTGCGAGTTTGAAAGATACCGCATCGTGCAGGACCGGCTGTTTGAAAGCGACTTCGACCGGATTATGAAGCAGCTGGGAAGGAATACAAAACCGGATGAGTGA
- a CDS encoding AAA family ATPase: protein MIERIEICKVATYGAVPEALSDLKEINFVYGSNGTGKTTISRVIADCSSHEHCSLVWRSGSPMELLVYNRDFVERNFNQPDELKGIFSLGEKDKNTLDKIDAAKTELDEIKKQIVQLKGVLQGDGGNGGKRAELADLETEFEGKCWDLKLRHDAKLQGAFVRVRGKKSAFKARLLEESVSNSSAATSLTDLENKASTVFGEAPQATLTLAVPNGANLIAHETNEILKKKVIGKTDVDIAALIQKLGNSDWVKQGRDYYDTNKRVCPFCQQDTPLSLEKSLNEYFDETFTADTASIEELYTDYKTDSERIQRSVQALLDNPSKFLDADKLQSESELLASKIRINIQRIEDKRRESSKSVELDSLKNVLDAINKLVEDANVAILKHNIMVSNLEAERTQLTGQVWRYLLDHEIKADLAAYIAKKKGIKKAIESLETKIVEGTEDQRTKNQEIKALEKNTTSIQPTIDGINALLHSFGFTGFALAKSEREPFYKIQRLDGSDAKETLSEGEKSFITFLYFYHLLKGSESETGMTSDRVVVFDDPVSSLDSDILFIVSNLIKGVFDEVRAGSGTIKQVFVLTHNVYFHKEVSFHPNRCADGRLKDETFWTVRKSNQESRFRHHETNPIKTSYELLWIEVRNPDRDNLAIQNTMRRILENYFKILGNVNPDDICAHFEGKEKLICRSLFSWVNDGSHFAHDSLYVSIDDSMVDSYLRVFKRIFDETGHIAHYNMMMGVTVTPEMVETGVSDTTSLNQCPTPPNTKPSSTESSPTPRPSDGHSYTARKPNGGVDSTPTCRLPIAPRTVRFSSTTCSTPKLGKP, encoded by the coding sequence ATGATTGAAAGAATTGAAATCTGCAAGGTCGCGACTTACGGCGCAGTGCCTGAGGCGCTGAGTGATTTGAAGGAGATTAACTTTGTCTACGGATCGAATGGAACCGGCAAGACAACGATTTCCCGAGTTATTGCAGATTGCTCTTCACACGAGCATTGCTCATTGGTCTGGCGGAGCGGCTCACCCATGGAGCTTCTGGTCTACAATCGGGACTTCGTGGAAAGGAATTTTAATCAGCCCGATGAGCTGAAGGGCATCTTTTCTCTCGGTGAGAAAGACAAGAATACGCTCGACAAGATTGATGCAGCCAAAACTGAACTTGATGAGATCAAAAAACAAATCGTCCAGCTCAAGGGCGTGTTACAAGGCGATGGGGGCAATGGCGGGAAACGTGCCGAGCTTGCAGATCTGGAGACCGAGTTTGAAGGCAAATGTTGGGACCTCAAATTGAGACATGATGCCAAGTTACAAGGAGCATTTGTTCGCGTCCGAGGAAAGAAAAGTGCCTTCAAGGCTCGCCTCCTGGAGGAATCGGTATCAAACTCCTCTGCGGCTACTTCTTTAACCGACCTCGAGAATAAAGCCTCGACGGTTTTCGGGGAGGCTCCTCAGGCGACCCTTACGTTGGCAGTTCCAAACGGAGCCAATTTAATCGCACATGAGACCAACGAGATCCTGAAAAAAAAGGTGATCGGAAAAACAGACGTCGATATCGCTGCGCTCATCCAAAAGCTCGGTAATAGCGATTGGGTTAAACAAGGCCGCGACTATTACGACACCAATAAACGTGTCTGTCCATTTTGCCAACAAGATACTCCGTTATCCCTGGAAAAGAGCTTGAACGAGTATTTTGATGAGACGTTTACTGCTGACACCGCGTCGATCGAAGAACTTTACACTGACTACAAAACAGATTCGGAGCGAATTCAGCGAAGCGTCCAAGCGCTTCTTGATAATCCGTCGAAATTTCTGGATGCGGATAAGCTTCAGTCCGAAAGTGAACTGCTTGCGTCAAAAATTCGGATAAACATTCAGCGCATTGAGGATAAACGCCGTGAATCGAGCAAATCTGTTGAACTGGATTCCCTGAAGAACGTTCTTGACGCGATTAACAAGCTTGTCGAAGATGCAAACGTGGCGATTCTGAAGCACAATATAATGGTTTCGAATCTTGAAGCCGAACGCACTCAACTAACCGGCCAGGTATGGCGCTACTTGCTCGATCACGAAATTAAGGCTGACCTAGCGGCCTATATTGCCAAGAAAAAGGGAATCAAGAAAGCCATTGAGAGCCTCGAAACCAAGATTGTGGAAGGAACGGAGGATCAGCGAACCAAAAACCAAGAGATCAAGGCTCTAGAGAAGAATACGACGAGCATTCAACCAACAATCGACGGCATCAATGCTCTACTTCACTCCTTCGGCTTCACGGGTTTTGCCCTGGCAAAATCGGAGAGAGAACCGTTTTATAAGATTCAACGCCTGGATGGCTCTGACGCAAAGGAAACGCTCAGCGAAGGAGAAAAGAGTTTCATCACATTTCTCTATTTCTACCACCTTCTCAAAGGTAGCGAGAGCGAGACGGGAATGACCTCCGACCGTGTTGTCGTCTTTGACGATCCAGTCTCAAGCTTGGACAGCGACATTCTGTTTATCGTTAGTAACCTGATAAAGGGAGTATTCGATGAAGTACGGGCCGGCAGTGGGACGATCAAGCAGGTATTCGTGCTGACTCACAACGTGTATTTCCACAAGGAGGTCTCGTTCCACCCGAATCGATGTGCAGACGGACGTTTGAAGGATGAGACATTTTGGACGGTGAGAAAGTCCAACCAAGAATCAAGGTTTCGGCATCACGAGACAAATCCGATCAAGACATCCTATGAGCTTCTATGGATTGAAGTGCGCAATCCTGATCGGGACAATCTCGCAATTCAGAACACGATGCGGCGGATACTTGAAAACTACTTCAAGATCCTCGGGAACGTTAACCCCGATGACATCTGCGCTCATTTTGAGGGCAAAGAAAAGCTGATCTGCCGGTCGTTATTCTCCTGGGTTAACGATGGATCACATTTTGCCCACGACTCTCTTTACGTCTCGATCGACGACTCAATGGTCGATAGCTATTTGAGGGTCTTTAAACGGATCTTCGACGAAACGGGACACATTGCCCACTACAACATGATGATGGGCGTAACCGTGACTCCCGAAATGGTGGAGACTGGAGTCAGCGACACCACCTCCCTGAACCAATGCCCAACCCCTCCGAACACAAAACCGTCCAGTACCGAATCCTCGCCTACGCCGAGGCCATCGGATGGACATTCGTACACCGCGAGGAAGCCGAACGGCGGCGTGGATTCGACCCCGACGTGCCGGCTGCCTATCGCGCCAAGAACCGTTCGCTTTTCTTCGACGACCTGCTCGACCCCAAAATTGGGAAAGCCATAA
- a CDS encoding restriction endonuclease subunit S, whose protein sequence is MSDSNLLIEPLPPGWKNHLLGDVCDRVKDSYQPVDDGDTPYVGLEHLAQGFPTFVGRGKESDVKSSKTAFKVGDVLFGKLRPYLRKGAQADFDGVCSTDILVFRAKAPCKSEFLKFVIHADEFVAYAKSTTSGVQHPRTSWPSLREFRLSLPPLPEQKKIAHILSAVQRAIEAQERIIQTTTELKKALMHKLFTEGLRNEPQKQTEIGPVPESWEVVALSDCAVVQTGVAKGRKLKAGEGVEVPYLRVANVQDGYLDLSEMKTITIRKNEQQRFALQEGDVVLTEGGDFDKLGRGFIWHAQISNCVHQNHVFAVRPDTTRISSEFFAYLSQSPYGKSYFLSVAHKTTNLACINTTKLKAFPVLLPPQDQQKGIVDACSSIDRKIRIATSKKNQLQDLFRTLLHELMTAKTRVHELELPIGGCPA, encoded by the coding sequence ATGAGCGATTCCAACCTGCTCATTGAGCCGTTGCCTCCGGGATGGAAAAACCATCTGCTCGGAGATGTGTGCGACCGAGTGAAGGATTCGTATCAACCAGTTGACGACGGCGACACTCCATACGTCGGCCTTGAGCATCTTGCCCAAGGGTTTCCGACGTTCGTTGGCCGGGGAAAAGAAAGCGATGTAAAGTCCTCCAAGACCGCTTTCAAAGTTGGCGATGTTCTCTTTGGAAAACTTCGTCCGTATCTCCGAAAAGGAGCGCAAGCCGATTTCGATGGAGTGTGCTCAACGGATATCCTTGTTTTTCGCGCAAAAGCCCCCTGTAAGTCGGAGTTCTTGAAATTCGTCATCCACGCCGACGAATTCGTCGCCTACGCCAAATCCACGACGAGTGGGGTTCAGCATCCTCGGACATCATGGCCTTCATTGAGGGAATTCCGCCTTTCGCTTCCCCCACTCCCCGAGCAAAAGAAAATCGCGCACATCCTTTCGGCGGTACAGCGTGCGATCGAAGCGCAGGAGCGGATCATTCAGACCACCACCGAGCTGAAAAAGGCCCTCATGCACAAGCTCTTCACCGAAGGCCTCCGCAACGAACCCCAGAAACAAACCGAGATTGGGCCGGTGCCGGAAAGTTGGGAGGTGGTGGCGCTGAGCGATTGCGCGGTAGTTCAAACAGGAGTCGCCAAGGGTAGAAAGTTAAAAGCGGGAGAAGGAGTCGAGGTCCCATATCTTCGAGTGGCGAATGTCCAGGACGGCTACCTCGACCTTTCGGAGATGAAAACCATCACCATTCGTAAGAACGAACAGCAGAGATTCGCTCTCCAGGAAGGAGATGTGGTGCTGACCGAAGGCGGCGATTTCGACAAGCTCGGCAGAGGGTTCATCTGGCATGCCCAGATCAGCAACTGCGTCCATCAGAATCACGTCTTCGCGGTTCGTCCTGATACAACCAGAATTTCCAGTGAATTCTTTGCTTACCTATCACAAAGCCCCTATGGGAAGAGTTACTTCCTTTCAGTTGCGCACAAGACAACCAATCTCGCATGCATCAACACTACAAAACTGAAGGCATTCCCCGTTCTCCTCCCGCCGCAAGATCAGCAAAAAGGCATTGTCGATGCCTGTAGCAGCATCGATAGAAAAATCCGGATCGCTACATCGAAGAAAAACCAACTCCAAGACCTCTTCCGCACCCTCCTTCACGAACTGATGACCGCGAAGACTCGCGTTCACGAACTTGAACTTCCTATCGGAGGATGCCCTGCATGA
- a CDS encoding DUF1016 N-terminal domain-containing protein — protein MSGIVSSGHKIGQVIQSDAGLVADVRSMIEQIREGIARTVNAEMTLLYWRIGKRIQTEVLGSQRAEYGKEIVHALSAQLTREFGRGFGRRNLFNMIRFADVFPDPQIVHALSALSKADDETSVVRKSRATEDKESKQKGGGR, from the coding sequence ATGAGCGGCATCGTGAGCAGCGGACATAAAATCGGGCAAGTCATCCAGAGCGACGCCGGACTCGTGGCCGACGTGCGCTCTATGATCGAGCAAATCCGCGAGGGCATCGCACGGACGGTCAATGCGGAAATGACGTTGCTTTACTGGCGTATCGGCAAGCGAATTCAGACGGAAGTTCTTGGAAGTCAGCGTGCTGAATACGGAAAAGAGATTGTGCACGCACTGAGTGCACAATTGACAAGGGAATTTGGACGAGGTTTTGGGCGGCGGAACCTCTTCAACATGATCCGCTTCGCCGATGTATTTCCCGATCCTCAGATTGTGCACGCACTGAGTGCCCTGTCAAAGGCGGATGATGAGACTTCAGTTGTCCGGAAATCCCGGGCAACTGAAGACAAAGAATCCAAACAGAAGGGAGGCGGGAGATGA
- a CDS encoding Fic family protein, with amino-acid sequence MKIFISSVQKEFAAERKALAAYLSGDPMLRRFFDAFRRKKPELGAKSRLGRSQVTAPVADPVTDPVGSQLKSRLESRLESALAAKVVLAIQEEPLGKASLAPILGHKTVSGELHKQVKRLAYSTIIEPTIPDKPTSRLQKYRLTEKGRAVLELLAKNGGRE; translated from the coding sequence ATGAAGATCTTTATCAGCAGCGTGCAAAAGGAATTCGCCGCCGAGCGCAAGGCCCTGGCCGCATACCTTTCCGGGGATCCGATGCTGCGACGCTTTTTCGACGCCTTCCGCAGGAAAAAGCCTGAGTTGGGGGCCAAGTCTCGACTGGGTCGGAGCCAAGTCACGGCACCAGTCGCCGACCCAGTCACAGACCCAGTCGGTTCGCAGCTAAAGTCGCGGCTAGAGTCACGGCTAGAGTCGGCCTTGGCTGCGAAGGTTGTATTGGCCATTCAGGAGGAGCCACTCGGCAAGGCAAGCCTTGCCCCGATTCTAGGGCATAAGACCGTCTCCGGAGAATTGCACAAGCAGGTCAAGCGACTGGCGTATTCCACTATCATAGAACCCACCATCCCCGACAAACCCACCAGTCGCCTCCAGAAGTACCGGCTCACGGAAAAGGGACGGGCCGTGCTGGAGCTTTTGGCAAAGAACGGGGGACGCGAATGA